One Bosea sp. 124 genomic window, CGGCCTATGCGACCTCGGCCGCGCTCATGGGTGCCAGCACGACGATGTGGCTGACCATGCCGGCTCTCGCGGTCGCCGGAGCCTGCTGGGTGCTGACGCTCTCGACCTTCAACGCGACCGTGCAGCTCTCGGCCCCGCGCTGGGTCGTCGGCCGGGCCCTCGCGATCTACCAGATGGCGGCGTTCGGTGGCATGGCGTCGGGGAGCTGGGCCTGGGGGCAGGCGACGCTGCATTGGGGCGCCGAGCAAGCCCTCATGATCTCCGCCTTCGCCCTGCTGGCGGGCGCGGCGCTTGGGCTGCGCTACGAATTGCCGCCGCTGGAGGCGCTCAACCTCGATCCGCTCAGCCGCTGGCGCGAGCCCAAGGTCGCGGTCGACATCGAGCCACGCAGCGGGCCGGTGATCGTCACGATCGAATGGCTGATCCGCGAGGAGGACGTCGTCGAGTTCCTCAAGGCCATGGCGGAACGCCGGCGTATCCGCCGCCGCGACGGCGCCCGCCACTGGACCCTGCTGCGCGACCTGACCGACCCGGAACTCTGGGTGGAGCGCTATGACAGCCCCACCTGGGTCGAATATGTCCGGCAGGCGCAGCGCGTGACCCAGGCCGACGCCGAAATCAGCGACCGGGTGCGCGCGCTTCACAAAGGCCCGAACCCGCCGGTCGTCCACCGCATGATCGAACGCGAGACCGCGACCCTGCCGCGCGGCCTGCCGATGCAGCACCCGCACCCGCCGGAGCCGACGGGGCACAACGGCTGAGCCGGTCCCTAAGCCGGAGGCAGCAGGTCGTCTGGCAGACGGTCGGGCTCATAGGAGCCCGGCCTGGTTCAGAACGCGGCCTTGAGAAAGCCCGCGGCGAGCAATCCGCCCGCGAAGAGCGGCCATTCCTCCAGCCTCAGCCGTAGATCCACAGCCCCGCCAGGCCGAACAGCCCGACCACGATCCGCCACCAGGCGAAAACGGCAAAGCCGCGCTTCGAGACGAAATCGAGGAAGCTGCGGACCACGATCAGCGCCGAGAAGAAGGCGGCGACGAAGCCGATGGCGACCAGCGTCACGTCGTCGAAGGTCAGGGTCTTGTAGCTCTTGAGCAGATCGTAAGCGAAGGCACCCGCCATGGTCGGCATGGCGAGGAAGAACGAGAATTCGGCCGCGGCGCGTTTGCTAGCCCCCAGCAGCATGGCGCCCACAATGGTCGAGCCGGAACGCGACACGCCCGGAATCATCGCCAGGCACTGGAACAGGCCGATCTTGAAATACATCGGCAGCGGGAAGGTCGTGGCGTCCTGGTGCTTCTCCTCGAGTTCGAGATCATCGATCACGAGCAGGACGAGTCCGCCCGCGATCAGCGCGCAGCAGACGATGAAGGGGTTGAACAGCACGCCCTTGATGAAGCCGTGCAGCAGCGCGCCGATCAGCGCCGCCGGCAGGAAGGCCACCAGCACGCCGATGACGAAGCGCCGCGCCGCCGGATCGCTCGGCACGCGCCGCGCGATGTCGAGCAGGCGGCGGAAATAGACCAGCGTGATCGCCAGGATCGCTCCGAGCTGGACCAGGATCTCGAAGGACTTGCCGTTCGATTCAAAGCCGAGGAAATGCCCGAGCAGCAGCAGATGCCCCGTCGAGGATACCGGCAGGAACTCGGTCAGACCCTCGACGATGCCGAGGACGAGCGCTTCGACGAAATTTTCCATGGACGGCAGTTCCTCGTGAGGCCCGGGGCGTCGGCGCCGCATCCCTTAAGCCGCGCCCATCGATAACCCCAGCCCTTTGCAAATTGGTTACCAAAATCCCAACCGGATCGCGCGGAATCCCGCGCAATTCCGTGAGGCGGGTTGTGACGCCTCACGGGCAGCCTTATAGCGGGCGCCCAGCGCATATCGGGATGCGTTTCATCCTGTGGCCCCGCTTCGGCCGCACCTGCCTGCTTCATGAGTGCCATGGCGACCCTTCATCACTATCCGCTGTGCCCGCATTCGCGCTTCATCCGTCTCGTGCTCGGCGAATATGGGCTGGAGGCAGCGCTGGTCGAGGAGCGCGTCTGGGAGCGCAGGCGCGAGTTCCTCGAACTCAACCCGGCCGGCACGACCCCTGTCTTTCGCGAGGAGAACGGGCTCGCCGTCCCGGGCGCAGGGCCGATCGCCGAATATCTCGACGAGACGCGGGGGCTCGCTTTGGCCGAGCGACGCCTCCTGCCCGAGGGGCCGGGAGAGCGCGTCGAGGTCCGACGACTGCTCGACTGGTTCGGCCTGAAATTCAACGAGGAGATCACCTCCCCGCTCGTGCTGGAGAAGGTGATGAAGCGCTTCATGGGGCGCGACGAGGGCGGCGGTCCGCCGGAGATGAGCGCAATCCGTGCCGCGCGCGCCAATGTGCGCTATCATCTGCGCTACATCGCCTGGCTGACCGCCAAGCGGAACTGGCTGGCAGGCCCGGAACTGAGTTATGCCGATCTCGCCGCGGCGGCGCATCTCTCCTGCGTCGACTATCTCGGCGACGTGCCTTGGGAAGAGGACGAGGCGGCGCGCGCATGGTATGCGAGGATCAAGTCGAGGCCGAGCTTCCGGCCGCTGCTGAGCGACCGGGTGCCGGGCATGGCGCCGAGCGCCCATTACGACAACCTGGATTTTTGAAGACCGCTCGCCTTCCAAAGACCGAGCAGCTGAAGCGCGCCGTCGTTGCGCGCGCCCGTGCCGAGGGGTTTTCCGTCGCGCGCATCGCCTCCGTCGAGGCTATTCCCGAAGCGCCTGCCCGACTCGCCGCCTGGCTCGCCGAGGGCCATCATGGCGAGATGGGCTGGATGGAGGAGCGCACCGCCGAGCGCGCTACGCCGCGTCAGCTCTGGGGCGAAGCGAAGTCGGTCGTGATGCTCGGCATGAGTTACGCGCCCGACGGCGATCCGCTGGCGATCCTCGGCCAGCCCGACAAGGCGGCGATCTCGCTCTATGCCCGCAGGCGCGACTATCACGACGTCATCAAGGGCAAGCTGAAGAGCGTGGCCGGGCTGCTCGCAGCGCAGGGCGGCGTCGATGTGAAGGTCTTCGTCGACACCGCCCCGGTCATGGAAAAACCGCTGGCGCAGGCGGCCGGGCTCGGCTGGCAGGGCAAGCACACCGTTCTCGTCTCGCGCGAGCACGGCTCCTGGCTCTTCCTCGGCGCGATCTACACGACGGCCGAACTGCCGGCGGACGCGCCGGAGAGCGACCATTGCGGCTCGTGCCGGCGCTGCCTCGACATCTGTCCGACGGATGCCTTCCCGGCCCCCTACCAGCTCGATTCCCGGCGCTGCATCGCCTATCTCACGATCGAGCATCCGGGTCATATCGACGAAAGCCTGCGCGCCGGCATCGGCAACCGCGTCTTCGGCTGCGACGACTGCCTGGCCGTCTGCCCCTGGAACAAGTTCGCGGCAGCGGCGCAGGAAACGCGCCTGTCCCTGCGCGATGGGCTCGATGCGCTGCCGCTGGCCGAGCTCGCCCGGCTCGACGACCCCGCCTTCCGCGCGCTCTTCGCCGGCACGCCGGTCAAGCGCACGGGGCGCGACCGTTTCGTCCGCAACGTGTTGATCGCGATCGGCAACAGCAAACGGCCCGAACTGGCCGACAGCGCCGCCGCCCTCGTCGCCGACGCCTCGCCGCTGGTGCGCGCGATGGCCGCCTGGGCTTTGACCCGGCTCGCGCCGACACGAGCCCTCACGCTCGCTCCGGGCGCGCTGACCGTCGAGAACGACGCGGACGTCCGCCGCGAATGGCGGGCGCCCATGCCCGAACCGGAATCCGCCTCATGAAGCTCCTCGTCCTCGGCGTCGGTTATTCAGCCGGCTTTTTCGCCCGCGCCGCGCTCGCCCGGGGCTGGGAGGTCACGGGCACGGTGCGCTCGGCCGAGAAGGCCTCGCGCCTGAGCCGCGAGGGCATCCGCACGCTGGTCTTCGACGGCTTTGCGGTGTCCTCCTTCCTCGCGGCGGCGATCACCGAGGCGGAGGCCGTGCTGGTTTCGGTGCAGCCAGGCGAGGCCGGCGACCCGGTGCTCGGCCGCCTCGCGAAGGACCTAGCGACCGCGCCCGCGCTACGCTGGATCGGTTATCTCTCGACCATCGGCGTCTATGGCGACCATGGCGGCGCCTGGATCGACGAGACCACCGCGCCGCGCCCGAGCTTTCGCTCGCAGGTCAGGCTGGCGATCGAGCAGGACTGGCTGGCCCTGGGAGAGCGCAGCGGCAAGGCGGTGCAGATCTTCCGTCTGTCGGGCATCTATGGGCCGGGACGCAATCCGCTGGTCAAGCTCCGGCAGGGCAAGGCGACGCGGCTGGTCAAGCCCGGCCAGGTCTTCAACCGGATCCATGTCGACGACATCGCCGGCGTATTGATGGCCTCGCTGCAGCGGCCGCGCCATGGAGCGATCTACAACGTCACCGACGATGAGCCGGCACCGCCGCAGGATGTGGTGAGCTTCGCCGCCGATCTTGCAGGCATGGCGCCGCCACCCGAGACGCCGTTCGACCCCGCCAAGCTGTCGCCGATGGCGGCGAGCTTCTATGGCGAGAACAAGCGCGTGTCCAACGCAGTGGTGAAGCGCGAACTCGGCTACGCGTTCCGCTATCCGAGTTATCGCGAGGCCATGCCCGTGCTGCTGGCGGACGGGGATTGATGAAGCCGCCGGGCGGCATTCACGCCGCGTAGCGCTGCCCTTCATCGCCATAATAGGCGACGTAACGCTGGTCGATGGCGGCGACCGGGAGGATCACCAGAACGTCGGTGGTGCCGAACTGTCGATCGACCACCGCGCCGGTTCCGAAGCGGGCGCCGAGCCGGAGATAGCCCTTGAGCAGAGGCGGCATCTGCTTCAGCGCAAGCTTGGCGTCGATCATCTCCGCCGGCAAACGATCCATCGTAACGCGACGCTCCCGCCGCGCCTCGGCGCCCCATTCGCCGGCCGAGCGGGCATGGTGATGCAGGAAGCTCAGCGGCAAGGCGAGCGCATCGGGATCGGTGCCGTCGAAGCTGGCGCAGCCGAACATGGCGTCGATGCGGTGATGACGGATATAGGCCCAGATGCCGTGCCAGAGCAGCTCGACCGTCTTCTTGCTGCGATAAGGCTCAAGCACGCAGGAGCGACCGAGTTCGAGGAAGCGGCTGCCGGGATGGCGTTCGATCATCGGCGCAAGGTCGAACTCGCCTTGGGTGTAGAACCCGCCGAGCCGCGTCGCCGCGCCCTGGCGCATCAGCCGGTAGGTGCCGACGATCCTGGACTTCACGCCACCGAAACGCCCGCGCGCGGCATGGTCGATGACGAGCAGATGGTCGCAGGCAGCGTCGAAACGGTCGGCATCGCGGCGGAACATGCGCGACACCACGTCAGGCCTCGCCGACATTTCCTGATAGAAGACGCGGTAGCGCAAGCGCTGCGCGCGCCAGATCTCGCGCGGTCCCCGTGCCAGCCTGACCTCGAGCGAGCCGCTGCGGCCAAGCGTTCCGGCCAGAGGATCGGTCGCGCCCGACGGGCGGCCGAAGCGGCGGATGGTGTCGCCCGTGATCAACCTGAGCGGCGACAGCCGCGAGAACAGAAGGCTCCCCGCTGGCCGATGCCGAG contains:
- a CDS encoding undecaprenyl-diphosphate phosphatase, with the translated sequence MENFVEALVLGIVEGLTEFLPVSSTGHLLLLGHFLGFESNGKSFEILVQLGAILAITLVYFRRLLDIARRVPSDPAARRFVIGVLVAFLPAALIGALLHGFIKGVLFNPFIVCCALIAGGLVLLVIDDLELEEKHQDATTFPLPMYFKIGLFQCLAMIPGVSRSGSTIVGAMLLGASKRAAAEFSFFLAMPTMAGAFAYDLLKSYKTLTFDDVTLVAIGFVAAFFSALIVVRSFLDFVSKRGFAVFAWWRIVVGLFGLAGLWIYG
- a CDS encoding glutathione S-transferase family protein, with the translated sequence MATLHHYPLCPHSRFIRLVLGEYGLEAALVEERVWERRREFLELNPAGTTPVFREENGLAVPGAGPIAEYLDETRGLALAERRLLPEGPGERVEVRRLLDWFGLKFNEEITSPLVLEKVMKRFMGRDEGGGPPEMSAIRAARANVRYHLRYIAWLTAKRNWLAGPELSYADLAAAAHLSCVDYLGDVPWEEDEAARAWYARIKSRPSFRPLLSDRVPGMAPSAHYDNLDF
- the queG gene encoding tRNA epoxyqueuosine(34) reductase QueG produces the protein MKTARLPKTEQLKRAVVARARAEGFSVARIASVEAIPEAPARLAAWLAEGHHGEMGWMEERTAERATPRQLWGEAKSVVMLGMSYAPDGDPLAILGQPDKAAISLYARRRDYHDVIKGKLKSVAGLLAAQGGVDVKVFVDTAPVMEKPLAQAAGLGWQGKHTVLVSREHGSWLFLGAIYTTAELPADAPESDHCGSCRRCLDICPTDAFPAPYQLDSRRCIAYLTIEHPGHIDESLRAGIGNRVFGCDDCLAVCPWNKFAAAAQETRLSLRDGLDALPLAELARLDDPAFRALFAGTPVKRTGRDRFVRNVLIAIGNSKRPELADSAAALVADASPLVRAMAAWALTRLAPTRALTLAPGALTVENDADVRREWRAPMPEPESAS
- a CDS encoding SDR family oxidoreductase, translated to MKLLVLGVGYSAGFFARAALARGWEVTGTVRSAEKASRLSREGIRTLVFDGFAVSSFLAAAITEAEAVLVSVQPGEAGDPVLGRLAKDLATAPALRWIGYLSTIGVYGDHGGAWIDETTAPRPSFRSQVRLAIEQDWLALGERSGKAVQIFRLSGIYGPGRNPLVKLRQGKATRLVKPGQVFNRIHVDDIAGVLMASLQRPRHGAIYNVTDDEPAPPQDVVSFAADLAGMAPPPETPFDPAKLSPMAASFYGENKRVSNAVVKRELGYAFRYPSYREAMPVLLADGD